The following are encoded in a window of Anopheles stephensi strain Indian chromosome X, UCI_ANSTEP_V1.0, whole genome shotgun sequence genomic DNA:
- the LOC118510641 gene encoding uncharacterized protein LOC118510641 isoform X2: MTFRVLFGILWLGAQAFLSLHGASSVTDEASQVTAQHVGENCEHHTTTTSQFEEYFDMDQIGNNRSEQNVVDLTLFVQVRNMQEELAILLSASNRSRQHPDYGRTYEVRISNVYTVIYKETLRMSAHHSHNFNFFPGEQFRLRIQITRAGHITVSIPGLQKSLILTVHDERPPIEVSYISFGSRMNAYPVTFYFNCVDAALGSSTQRKLPIETIDMQDSELLSRGDQQSATSSQSMNDAEEDMPRRPADDDHDEQDEESGGGGGVGDESNGQRQDSSGDQTTKCPVCPKPEKCEVVVKACSDTSKDLLMQASGTDSEKQKYFFYFNVYLSSKNEKGTKVPVADATNQIA; the protein is encoded by the exons ATGACGTTTCGCGTACTGTTCGGGATACTGTGGCTAGGGGCGCAGGCATTTCTAAGCCTGCACGGTGCATCCAGCGTAACTGATGAGGCCAGCCAAGTCACAGCACAACACG TGGGTGAAAACTGTGAGCAtcataccaccaccaccagccagtTCGAGGAGTACTTCGATATGGATCAAATCGGTAACAACCGGTCCGAACAGAACGTCGTCGATCTCACACTATTCGTGCAGGTACGCAACATGCAGGAAGAGTTGGCGATCCTTCTATCCGCAAGCAACCGCTCGCGTCAGCATCCAGACTACGGTCGAACGTACGAGGTTCGCATCAGCAACGTGTACACCGTCATCTACAAGGAAACGCTCCGGATGTCTGCCCATCACAGCCACAACTTTAACTTTTTCCCGGGCGAACAATTCCGACTTCGCATCCAGATCACTCGAGCCGGCCATATTACCGTGTCCATACCGGGCCTTCAGAAGTCACTCATTCTGACCGTACACGACGAACGACCGCCGATTGAAGTTTCGTACATTAGCTTCGGGTCCCGCATGAACGCATACCCGGTGACGTTCTACTTCAACTGCGTGGATGCAGCGCTAGGCAGCTCGACGCAACGGAAACTACCGATCGAAACCATTGATATGCAAGATTCGGAACTTCTGTCACGGGGCGACCAGCAATCGGCAACATCTTCACAATCGATGAACGATGCCGAGGAGGATATGCCACGCCGACCCGCCGATGACGACCATGACGAGCAGGACGAAGAATcgggtggtggcggtggcgttgGTGATGAAAGTAATGGACAACGGCAAGACTCATCCGGCGATCAGACCACCAAATGTCCCGTCTGTCCAAAGCCGGAAAAGTGTGAGGTAGTTGTGAAGGCATGCTCCGACACGTCCAAGGATCTGCTGATGCAAGCGTCCGGCACGGATAGCGAGAAGCAAAAGTATTTTTTCTACTTCAACGTTTACCTAAGCAGCAAGAACGAGAAAGGCACCAAGGTACCGGTGGCGGACGCCACCAATCAGATCGCATAG
- the LOC118510641 gene encoding uncharacterized protein LOC118510641 isoform X1 — translation MKLRFTIQHGMTFRVLFGILWLGAQAFLSLHGASSVTDEASQVTAQHVGENCEHHTTTTSQFEEYFDMDQIGNNRSEQNVVDLTLFVQVRNMQEELAILLSASNRSRQHPDYGRTYEVRISNVYTVIYKETLRMSAHHSHNFNFFPGEQFRLRIQITRAGHITVSIPGLQKSLILTVHDERPPIEVSYISFGSRMNAYPVTFYFNCVDAALGSSTQRKLPIETIDMQDSELLSRGDQQSATSSQSMNDAEEDMPRRPADDDHDEQDEESGGGGGVGDESNGQRQDSSGDQTTKCPVCPKPEKCEVVVKACSDTSKDLLMQASGTDSEKQKYFFYFNVYLSSKNEKGTKVPVADATNQIA, via the exons ATGAAGCTGCG GTTCACAATCCAACACGGAATGACGTTTCGCGTACTGTTCGGGATACTGTGGCTAGGGGCGCAGGCATTTCTAAGCCTGCACGGTGCATCCAGCGTAACTGATGAGGCCAGCCAAGTCACAGCACAACACG TGGGTGAAAACTGTGAGCAtcataccaccaccaccagccagtTCGAGGAGTACTTCGATATGGATCAAATCGGTAACAACCGGTCCGAACAGAACGTCGTCGATCTCACACTATTCGTGCAGGTACGCAACATGCAGGAAGAGTTGGCGATCCTTCTATCCGCAAGCAACCGCTCGCGTCAGCATCCAGACTACGGTCGAACGTACGAGGTTCGCATCAGCAACGTGTACACCGTCATCTACAAGGAAACGCTCCGGATGTCTGCCCATCACAGCCACAACTTTAACTTTTTCCCGGGCGAACAATTCCGACTTCGCATCCAGATCACTCGAGCCGGCCATATTACCGTGTCCATACCGGGCCTTCAGAAGTCACTCATTCTGACCGTACACGACGAACGACCGCCGATTGAAGTTTCGTACATTAGCTTCGGGTCCCGCATGAACGCATACCCGGTGACGTTCTACTTCAACTGCGTGGATGCAGCGCTAGGCAGCTCGACGCAACGGAAACTACCGATCGAAACCATTGATATGCAAGATTCGGAACTTCTGTCACGGGGCGACCAGCAATCGGCAACATCTTCACAATCGATGAACGATGCCGAGGAGGATATGCCACGCCGACCCGCCGATGACGACCATGACGAGCAGGACGAAGAATcgggtggtggcggtggcgttgGTGATGAAAGTAATGGACAACGGCAAGACTCATCCGGCGATCAGACCACCAAATGTCCCGTCTGTCCAAAGCCGGAAAAGTGTGAGGTAGTTGTGAAGGCATGCTCCGACACGTCCAAGGATCTGCTGATGCAAGCGTCCGGCACGGATAGCGAGAAGCAAAAGTATTTTTTCTACTTCAACGTTTACCTAAGCAGCAAGAACGAGAAAGGCACCAAGGTACCGGTGGCGGACGCCACCAATCAGATCGCATAG
- the LOC118510647 gene encoding uncharacterized protein LOC118510647, with translation MIQIAEMCWEASRVRPLFRWLLPILLVAATSREVRGHGRMMEPPARNAMWRFGFPNPVNYNDNELFCGGYAVQWEQNQGNCGVCGDAYHLRSPRPHEAGGEYGKGIVSRRYVAGQEVEVEIELTANHMGRFELYLCPNNNPQAEATQECFDRYPLYLAGTREVRFFIPPESKKKDVFRYRVQLPLYVSCTQCVLQWTYFTGNMWGRCDNGTESVGCGRPETFRNCADISIVSNTGGGRPPLFVGNNNPFLLYYRDFRDPKPDNVYPLIIRDQVCLPTATYRSFIGMEDWCQSNCLRYPPNCPETVCHCPQTCEAIGELRGREGADVYCLDQCLNFKSNCPADRCRCY, from the exons ATGTGCTGGGAAGCATCCAGGGTGCGACCACTGTTCCGGTGGTTGCTCCCGATACTGCTGGTCGCCGCTACTTCACGGGAAGTTCGAGGTCACGGACGCATGATGGAACCACCGGCACGCAATGCAATGTGGCGCTTCGGTTTTCCGAATCCGGTCAACTACAACGATAACGAACTGTTTTGCGGTGGGTACGCGGTCCAGTGGGAACAGAACCAGGGCAACTGTGGTGTGTGCGGAGATGCGTACCATCTTCGATCGCCAAGACCACACGAGGCGGGCGGTGAGTATGGTAAGGGTATTGTATCGCGTCGCTACGTAGCGGGCCAGGAGGTCGAGGTCGAGATCGAACTGACCGCCAATCATATGGGCCGGTTCGAGCTGTACCTCTGCCCGAACAATAATCCGCAAGCGGAAGCGACACAGGAATGCTTCGACCGGTATCCACTGTATCTGGCCGGTACGCGCGAGGTTCGGTTTTTCATCCCACCCGAGTCGAAGAAAAAGGACGTGTTCCGGTACCGTGTGCAGCTACCGCTGTACGTTAGCTGTACGCAGTGCGTACTGCAGTGGACGTACTTTACCGGCAATATGTGGGGACGATGCGACAACGGTACCGAGTCGGTTGGTTGCGGTAGACCAG AAACGTTCCGTAACTGTGCGGATATCAGCATCGTGTCCAATACTGGTGGAGGCCGGCCTCCACTGTTTGTTGGCAACAATAATCCGTTCCTGCTGTACTACCGGGACTTCCGTGATCCGAAGCCAGATAACGTGTATCCACTCATCATCCG GGACCAGGTGTGCCTGCCGACCGCAACCTACCGCAGCTTCATCGGGATGGAGGATTGGTGCCAGAGCAACTGTCTACGCTATCCACCGAACTGTCCGGAAACGGTGTGCCACTGTCC ACAAACGTGCGAAGCGATCGGTGAGCTGCGAGGCCGCGAGGGTGCCGATGTATACTGTCTGGACCAGTGTCTCAACTTCAAGTCCAACTGCCCAGCCGACAGATGTCGTTGCTACTAA